The DNA window GTCCACGGGCAGCTTCACCATGAGGTGTATCCTGCATCGGCAACGACGATGCTGCCGGTCATCAGGCTGGCGGCATCGGAGGCCAGGAACAGGACGACAGACGCAATTTCCTCGACTTCGCCCATCCGCTTCATCGGCGTCATGTCCATCCAGTCCTTGTCCCACCCGGTCCTCTCGACGGCGGTCTTCGTCATGTCCGTCGCGATATAGGTTGGCGCGACGGCGTTGACGCGCACGCCCCGCTCGGCCCATTCGGCTGCAAGCGACTTCGTCAGCATGTGAACGGCACCCTTCGAGGCGTTGTAACCAGCTTGCGGCTGCGGCCGGTTGGCGATGATGCCGGACATCGAACCGATATTGACGATCGAGCCCTTGCCCGCCTTCAGCATCAGGTTTCCGAAAGCGCGATTGCTCCAGAACACGCCGTTG is part of the Rhizobium bangladeshense genome and encodes:
- a CDS encoding SDR family NAD(P)-dependent oxidoreductase, with the translated sequence MYLRKLDLSGRVAVVTGAGRNIGYACADALSEAGAHVVLTDLDEELGHSAVSKLAAMGRKAEFIRLDVTDSGETDRVAAAIATKLGRVDILVANAGIASHSPAEAMSDEDWLRVLNVNLNGVFWSNRAFGNLMLKAGKGSIVNIGSMSGIIANRPQPQAGYNASKGAVHMLTKSLAAEWAERGVRVNAVAPTYIATDMTKTAVERTGWDKDWMDMTPMKRMGEVEEIASVVLFLASDAASLMTGSIVVADAGYTSW